CTTACCTTGGACGTTGATAGTGTGACAATGAGTTATAATCTCGCTTTCGACGAGTCAGGGAATGTGACTTCCAGTCTGCGGCGAAACCGCTTAGTCCGCAGAGATCGCAGCTTTCAATGGATTGGCCCTGTTCATGAATATTTAGCTGTATGGGGAAATATACAGAACAGTGATGTAAGCATTACGCATGGTAAAAACAAAGCGTACACAGACCGCAATTTACAAATTTACTTAAAACGAGAGCAGGCTGGTGAACAATTCACGCCAAGGGATTTATATTATTTTGCTAATGAGCTCCGTGATCATGCTCAGTATAGAAAGGCCATTCTCTATTACGAAATGTTTCTGAAGGGAAAGCAGGGGTGGATTGAAGACAATATACAGGCTTGCACGAAAATGGCTGACTGCTTCGGAAAACTGGGTGATAAGGAAAAGTATTTCGAATCGATGTGTATGACACTTTCCTATGATAAACCACGAGCGGAGGTTTGCTACGCCATTGGTATTCATTTTCTAGAAGATAATAAATACGATATCGCGATATTTTGGTTTACGGCAGCGGTCGACTGCGGGATTGACAAGAATAACATGGCGATGGTAAATCCGGCTCATTCCACCTGGCTGCCTCACTTGCAGCTGTGCCTTTGCTATGATCGTTTAGGTCAATTGGAGAAAGCAAATGAGCATAACGAGAAAGCCTTAGCCTATCACCCAACGCATCCTAGCATGCTTTATAACCAAAAATATTTTCAAAATATGTTTAAGGATCGCATCAAGGAGGGGTAGGCATTCAACAAGCTGAGCCGTGATTTAATCAGGCAACTTTATTGTACTTGAACGATAAGTACAGTAAAGTTGCCATTTTACAGTGGAATATGCAATGAATATCGCTATTTACAGTTTAGTTTAATGAAATGAGCAAGTAAGATGAATGTGGATATTAATAGAATCAGAACTATCCTTCTTTACTCACTATTACTTAATCGATGAACAAGAAACGCATTAAGGCATGAGGGTCGGGAAACCGATTCCTTTTGCATTTTCTGGTTTCCGAAGGTACAACCTAGTATAATTAATTTTTCTTATTATTACTTGGCAGGTGAATTCCATGAGCACCATTAACCAAAAGAAACAGCGAAAGTTTTTGCGAAGCATGTACGCATGGATAACGCTTACAATGCTACTGGTGCTAAGCCTATTTGCTACTATAACTTATTTTAGCGCCGGGGGAGCATTATTAAATAATGAATATGCGTCGAACAAGAAAATTTTGTCCCAAGTCAAATTTAATATTGATTACATGGATGAAATGATTCGCAATTCAGTCTTATCTTTATTTTATAACCCGGATGTCCAGACAATATTGTACAACAAAAGTTTGGATCTTGGAGAAACATTAAAAGGGATTAATACCGTCAGAACCTCAATCGTCAATTCCAATCCATTTATTAATTCGATTTATTTTTACAATGACTATTCCAAATTGTATTACTCGACGGGAGATGAGCTACTCTTCCAGGACAAAAGCTTAAATGCAATGTTTGATTCCGGAAAGGTGCTCCCGATACTAAAGCCCATCCCCAGAAGAATTGAATATCCGATGGTGGGGGACAAGATAAGATATGAGAACGTCGTTACCTATTTTATGTACGAGTTTAAAGACGATAATAACTTGCCTAATGGCGCATTAATCGTTAACGCGAGTACGAATTGGATATTAAACAATATCAAAATGATTAACAATGCAGATTTAGATAAGCAAGATCAAATTATGATATTGGATGGGAATGGCGCCTTAGTCGGTGATAGCCTGGAGGAAGATTCATTTCTAACGAATCTGAAAGCAGCTTATGTGCATCAACAAGCTGGAGAAAAAGTAAAAACCGAAACGGAAGAGCAGACAGGCTATTTCACAAGCGATATTAATGGAAAGAAATATCTGATTACCTATACTTATTTAGATAATATGAATTGGACGATAGTGAAAGCACAGCTTTATCACGATGTGTTCCAGAAAATCAATTCGTTAAAATATACATACTTTCTAATCACTGCCGGATTTTTGTTAATTGCATTCATAATCTCGGTGTCTTTATCCCGCAGGTTTTATAAACCGATTGATCGATTGGTTAGACAATTCGTTGTTGTCGATCGCGATCGTGGGCTGCCGAAGGGAGAAGATGAATTCTCGTACTTAAACGATGTTTTTCAAGATGCCATCGACAAGATGAATCATTATAAACAAAGAAGCCATACGTCTCAAGAAGTCATGAGGGCCTATTTCCTAAGAAAATTGCTTGTAGATAGTTATTCGGTGTCGGCGGGTGAGTTTGCTCAAGCCCAGTCAGATTTCAGTATACGTTTAGATGCGGAGATGGGGTTCCTAATCTGTATTGTCAAGATAGATGGTTATAACCAATTTAAGGAAAAGTACAATTTAAGAGATCAGGCACTCTATTTGTATGGAATTGAAAACATGTCGTTGGAATGTATCGGAGAGACTTTCCAATGCGAAGTGGTGAAGATGAAGGATGAGTATATCGCCTTTATTATTAACACCAATTCAGACTCAGAGAATCTGCATGTACTAACGGATAGCTGGAAGAAAGCCCAGATGTATATTATGAAGTATTACCACATTTCCATTTCCGTGTGTATCAGTGACCCTATTGAGCGTTATACGGACCTTTCAGATCAGCATTACGAAACACTAAATAATTCTCTATATCGCTTAATTTACGGCCATTCCAGTATTCTGACTGGTGATCGAATCAGGAACAATGTGGATAATCCGCAGCTCGGATATTCAGCATCGCTTGAGAAGAAGCTGATTGATGCTTTGAAAAGCGGCAGCATTCCTGTTACTGAGGATACACTTTCCAGAATTTTTCGAGAAATTGCTGCTTTGAACTATAACAATGCGCTCTTATCTATTATGAGCTTGCTAAACGTGCTGAAAACGACGGTTGAGGAAATTAGTCGAGTAAAGGTGGAGCCGATCCATGTGAATTTTAATTTGATCACGAAGCGCTTGTTCGAATTGGAAACCTTAACAGAGCTTCAAGAAAAGATCATGCTGTTGTTAGTGGATATGATTTCCAAAACAGATAACATAGAGAATGAGAAGCAGTCCATTGTAGTAGAAACAATGAAAGAACTGATTGATGCGGATTATGCTAATCCGGGACTATGCCTGCAATTTGTTGCCGATAAGCTCAATGTTTCGCCTAAGTCAGCCAGCAAACTGTTTAACTCTAAGTTGAATATGTCAGTTGCTGATTATATTAATGAAGTAAGGCTTAATAAAGCGGTAGAATGGTTGGAAAGCTCCGGACTGAATATCAAGGAGATACTAGCTAAAATTGGTGTTGAAAATGAAAGTTATTTCTACAAGCTATTCAAGAAAAAACACGGAACGACTCCTAAAGAATATATGTTAAGCAAAAGTGTGAAGCAAATTCTAAACAAGAAATGATCCATTATAAGAGGAATTATTGCTGGGCGTGCACTGTACTTGCGTAAAAGTACAGTGCACGCCTTTTTGTACAGTCGAAAATGTTGTAATCGACTCCATTTACACTATATTAATATCGCCCTGTGGCAGTAAAGTTTGGTAGTGAGCAAGAGAGATCTGACAGAATGAAATAAGGGAGACATGCTTTATGGGAAATATGGCTGATCATTCCGTACTTAACATGGAAAATTCGATACGAATCAATAAAAAGAAAAACAGC
This portion of the Cohnella abietis genome encodes:
- a CDS encoding glycosyltransferase family 2 protein, which translates into the protein MITISLCMIVKNEEEGLAKCLSSVKGIADEIVIVDTGSTDRTKEIAAQFTDRIFDFEWINDFSAARNYSFSKATKKYILWLDADDQIQEKDRLLFIKLKKKLTLDVDSVTMSYNLAFDESGNVTSSLRRNRLVRRDRSFQWIGPVHEYLAVWGNIQNSDVSITHGKNKAYTDRNLQIYLKREQAGEQFTPRDLYYFANELRDHAQYRKAILYYEMFLKGKQGWIEDNIQACTKMADCFGKLGDKEKYFESMCMTLSYDKPRAEVCYAIGIHFLEDNKYDIAIFWFTAAVDCGIDKNNMAMVNPAHSTWLPHLQLCLCYDRLGQLEKANEHNEKALAYHPTHPSMLYNQKYFQNMFKDRIKEG
- a CDS encoding AraC family transcriptional regulator, with translation MYAWITLTMLLVLSLFATITYFSAGGALLNNEYASNKKILSQVKFNIDYMDEMIRNSVLSLFYNPDVQTILYNKSLDLGETLKGINTVRTSIVNSNPFINSIYFYNDYSKLYYSTGDELLFQDKSLNAMFDSGKVLPILKPIPRRIEYPMVGDKIRYENVVTYFMYEFKDDNNLPNGALIVNASTNWILNNIKMINNADLDKQDQIMILDGNGALVGDSLEEDSFLTNLKAAYVHQQAGEKVKTETEEQTGYFTSDINGKKYLITYTYLDNMNWTIVKAQLYHDVFQKINSLKYTYFLITAGFLLIAFIISVSLSRRFYKPIDRLVRQFVVVDRDRGLPKGEDEFSYLNDVFQDAIDKMNHYKQRSHTSQEVMRAYFLRKLLVDSYSVSAGEFAQAQSDFSIRLDAEMGFLICIVKIDGYNQFKEKYNLRDQALYLYGIENMSLECIGETFQCEVVKMKDEYIAFIINTNSDSENLHVLTDSWKKAQMYIMKYYHISISVCISDPIERYTDLSDQHYETLNNSLYRLIYGHSSILTGDRIRNNVDNPQLGYSASLEKKLIDALKSGSIPVTEDTLSRIFREIAALNYNNALLSIMSLLNVLKTTVEEISRVKVEPIHVNFNLITKRLFELETLTELQEKIMLLLVDMISKTDNIENEKQSIVVETMKELIDADYANPGLCLQFVADKLNVSPKSASKLFNSKLNMSVADYINEVRLNKAVEWLESSGLNIKEILAKIGVENESYFYKLFKKKHGTTPKEYMLSKSVKQILNKK